A stretch of the Oceanicola sp. D3 genome encodes the following:
- a CDS encoding carbohydrate ABC transporter permease encodes MATQHARAAARLMNAPAVFVLLVWMLIPLCMTVYFSFTDYRPLRGVFDCCVGFQNYERFVSSSSFLSSVATTLIMVGGILAITVIGGVLLALLLDQPIWGQGIVRILVIAPFFVMPTVSALVWKNMFMNPVNGLFAYLWKFFGATPIDWLSELPLFSIIWIVSWQWLPFATLILLTAVQSLSSEQLEASEMDGAGALSRFYYIILPHLGRAITVVILIQTIFLLSIFAEIFVTTNGAFGTRTLTYLVYQRVLESQNIGLGSAGGILAVILANIVAIFLMRIVGKNLDN; translated from the coding sequence ATGGCGACCCAGCACGCCCGCGCTGCAGCCCGGTTGATGAACGCACCCGCCGTCTTTGTGCTGCTGGTGTGGATGCTCATCCCGCTGTGCATGACGGTCTACTTTTCCTTCACCGATTACCGACCGTTGCGCGGCGTTTTCGATTGCTGCGTCGGCTTTCAGAATTACGAGCGCTTCGTCAGCTCATCTTCCTTCCTCAGCTCGGTGGCCACCACGCTCATCATGGTTGGCGGCATCCTTGCCATCACCGTGATCGGGGGCGTGTTGCTGGCGCTGCTGCTCGACCAGCCGATCTGGGGGCAGGGGATTGTGCGCATCCTCGTCATCGCGCCCTTCTTCGTCATGCCGACCGTCTCGGCGCTGGTCTGGAAGAACATGTTCATGAACCCGGTCAACGGGCTCTTCGCCTACCTTTGGAAGTTCTTCGGGGCGACGCCAATCGACTGGCTCTCGGAGCTGCCGCTGTTCTCGATCATCTGGATCGTCAGCTGGCAGTGGCTGCCCTTCGCCACGCTGATTTTGCTCACCGCCGTCCAGTCGCTCAGCTCCGAGCAGCTTGAGGCCTCCGAGATGGATGGGGCAGGGGCGCTGAGCCGCTTCTATTACATCATCCTGCCGCACCTTGGCCGGGCAATCACCGTGGTGATCCTGATCCAGACGATCTTCCTGCTGTCGATCTTTGCGGAAATCTTCGTCACCACCAACGGCGCCTTCGGCACCCGGACGCTCACCTACCTCGTCTACCAGCGGGTTCTGGAAAGCCAGAACATCGGGCTCGGCTCCGCCGGCGGTATCCTTGCCGTCATCCTCGCCAACATAGTCGCGATCTTCCTTATGCGGATCGTCGGCAAGAACCTGGACAACTGA
- a CDS encoding sugar ABC transporter substrate-binding protein: protein MTCTLRALLGATALCAVGSVAAAETLTIATVNNGDMIRMQGYTDDFTEKTGHEVEWVTLEENVLRQRVTTDISTKGGQFDLMTIGMYETPIWGKQGWLVPLDDLSAEYDTGDLLPAMAGGLSVDGTLYAAPFYGESSMVMYRKDLMEAAGMEMPEAPTWDDIKAAAEAMTDKDNEVYGICLRGKAGWGENMAFLTAMSNSFGARWFDEDWNPQFDTEAWKETLTFYLDLMNNYGPPGAANNGFNENLALFQQGKCGMWIDATVAASFVTNPDDSTVADQVGFALAPDTGKGPRGNWLWAWALGIPAGTQKEDAAKQFIEWATSKDYIEMVAEKEGWANVPPGARKSLYENPEYQKVPFADMTLKSIETANPNQPTVDPVPYIGVQFAAIPEFAGFATQVGQEFSAALAGQQSADDALAKAQDLVNEEMEAAGYK from the coding sequence ATGACTTGCACGCTTCGCGCCCTTCTGGGCGCCACGGCTCTGTGCGCGGTTGGCTCCGTTGCCGCCGCCGAAACCCTGACCATCGCCACCGTGAACAACGGCGACATGATCCGCATGCAGGGTTACACCGACGATTTCACCGAAAAGACCGGCCACGAAGTTGAGTGGGTGACACTGGAAGAGAACGTGCTGCGCCAGCGCGTGACCACCGACATCTCCACCAAGGGCGGCCAGTTCGACCTGATGACCATCGGCATGTACGAGACGCCGATCTGGGGCAAGCAGGGCTGGCTCGTGCCGCTCGACGACCTCAGCGCCGAGTATGACACCGGTGATCTGCTGCCCGCCATGGCCGGTGGCCTCTCGGTCGACGGCACGCTCTACGCCGCACCTTTCTACGGCGAGAGCTCGATGGTCATGTATCGCAAGGACCTGATGGAAGCTGCCGGCATGGAAATGCCCGAAGCCCCCACCTGGGACGACATCAAGGCCGCCGCCGAAGCGATGACCGACAAGGACAACGAAGTCTACGGCATCTGCCTGCGCGGCAAGGCCGGCTGGGGCGAGAACATGGCCTTCCTCACCGCCATGTCCAACTCCTTCGGCGCCCGCTGGTTCGACGAGGACTGGAACCCGCAGTTCGACACCGAGGCCTGGAAAGAGACCCTGACCTTCTACCTCGACCTGATGAACAACTACGGCCCTCCCGGTGCAGCCAACAACGGCTTCAACGAGAACCTGGCACTGTTCCAGCAGGGCAAGTGCGGCATGTGGATCGACGCCACCGTTGCAGCCTCCTTCGTGACCAACCCCGACGACAGCACCGTTGCTGACCAGGTTGGCTTCGCGCTGGCGCCCGACACCGGCAAAGGCCCGCGTGGCAACTGGCTCTGGGCCTGGGCCCTCGGCATCCCTGCCGGCACCCAGAAAGAGGACGCTGCCAAGCAGTTCATCGAGTGGGCCACCAGCAAGGACTACATAGAGATGGTCGCCGAGAAGGAAGGCTGGGCCAACGTTCCCCCGGGCGCACGCAAGTCGCTCTACGAGAACCCCGAGTACCAGAAGGTTCCGTTTGCCGACATGACGCTGAAGAGCATCGAAACCGCCAACCCGAACCAGCCGACGGTTGACCCGGTGCCCTACATCGGCGTGCAGTTTGCCGCGATCCCCGAGTTCGCCGGTTTCGCCACCCAGGTTGGGCAGGAGTTCTCTGCCGCTCTGGCTGGCCAGCAGTCGGCTGACGATGCGCTGGCAAAGGCCCAAGACCTCGTGAACGAGGAAATGGAAGCCGCCGGCTACAAGTAA
- a CDS encoding carbohydrate ABC transporter permease gives MARAVTTQRKVIATAAAWTIGIAIFFPILWTVLTSFKTEAQAIADPPIWLGFDWTLENYSVVQERSNYFRFLMNSVIIAVGSTVLGLLIAIPSAWSMAFVPGKRTKDVLLWMLSTKMLPAVGVLFPIVLIARFLDLYDTHILLIVVLMLMNLPIIIWMLYTYFKEIPVDILEAARMDGASLKSEIIYVLTPMALPGIASTMLLNIILAWNEAFWTLNLTTTKAAPLTAFIASYSSPEGLFYAKLSAASTMAIAPILIMGWFSQKQLVRGLTFGAVK, from the coding sequence ATGGCACGCGCCGTTACAACACAACGCAAGGTCATCGCCACCGCCGCCGCATGGACCATCGGCATCGCGATTTTCTTCCCGATCCTCTGGACGGTTCTGACCAGCTTCAAAACAGAGGCCCAGGCCATTGCCGACCCGCCGATCTGGCTCGGCTTTGACTGGACGCTGGAAAACTACTCGGTGGTGCAGGAGCGCTCCAACTACTTCCGCTTCCTGATGAACTCGGTGATCATCGCCGTGGGCTCCACCGTACTTGGCCTGCTCATCGCCATCCCCTCCGCTTGGTCCATGGCCTTCGTGCCCGGCAAACGCACCAAGGACGTGCTATTGTGGATGCTTTCCACCAAGATGCTGCCTGCCGTCGGCGTGCTCTTCCCGATCGTGCTGATCGCCCGGTTCCTAGACCTCTACGACACGCACATCCTGCTGATCGTGGTGCTGATGCTGATGAACCTGCCGATCATCATCTGGATGCTCTACACCTACTTCAAGGAAATCCCGGTGGATATTCTTGAGGCCGCGCGGATGGACGGCGCCTCGCTGAAATCCGAGATCATCTACGTGCTCACCCCCATGGCGCTGCCCGGCATCGCCTCGACCATGCTGCTCAACATCATTCTGGCGTGGAACGAGGCCTTCTGGACGCTCAACCTCACCACCACCAAGGCCGCGCCGCTCACCGCCTTCATTGCCAGCTACTCCAGCCCCGAGGGCCTGTTTTACGCCAAGCTCAGTGCCGCCTCGACAATGGCCATCGCGCCCATCCTCATCATGGGGTGGTTCAGCCAGAAGCAACTGGTGCGTGGCCTCACCTTCGGCGCCGTCAAGTAA
- a CDS encoding ABC transporter ATP-binding protein: MGRITLDKVAKSFGEVNVIPPLDLTIEDGEFVVFVGPSGCGKSTLLRLIAGLEDVSGGQIRIDSKDATTTPPAKRGLAMVFQSYALYPHMSVRKNIAFPLKMAGMDQAEQEKRVDYAAKVLNLADYIDRRPGQLSGGQRQRVAIGRAIVREPSAFLFDEPLSNLDAALRVNMRLEISELHNNLKTTMIYVTHDQVEAMTMADKIVVLQAGVIEQVGSPLELYQTPRNLFVAGFIGSPKMNFFAGEEAAKHDAATIGVRPEHLDVSTSEGLWKAKVGVAEHLGSDTFLYVHPEGVDTLEDTVTVRVDGEMALRHGDEVWLTPQAGKIHRFDGAGLRIG, encoded by the coding sequence ATGGGACGCATTACACTGGACAAGGTCGCCAAGAGCTTTGGCGAGGTCAACGTGATCCCGCCGCTGGATCTGACCATCGAAGACGGCGAGTTTGTGGTGTTCGTCGGGCCTTCGGGTTGCGGCAAATCCACCCTGCTGCGGCTGATTGCCGGGCTTGAGGATGTGTCGGGCGGGCAGATCCGCATCGACAGCAAGGACGCCACCACCACGCCCCCCGCCAAGCGCGGGCTGGCGATGGTGTTCCAGTCCTACGCGCTCTATCCGCATATGTCGGTGCGCAAGAACATCGCCTTCCCGCTGAAGATGGCGGGGATGGATCAGGCCGAGCAGGAAAAGCGCGTTGATTACGCCGCCAAGGTGCTGAACCTTGCCGATTACATCGACCGTCGCCCCGGCCAGCTTTCGGGCGGTCAGCGCCAGCGTGTTGCCATCGGCCGCGCCATCGTGCGCGAGCCCTCGGCCTTCCTCTTTGACGAGCCGCTCTCCAACCTCGACGCGGCGCTCAGGGTGAACATGCGGCTCGAAATCAGCGAGCTGCACAACAACCTGAAAACAACGATGATCTACGTCACCCACGATCAGGTCGAAGCCATGACAATGGCCGACAAGATCGTGGTGCTGCAGGCCGGTGTCATCGAGCAGGTCGGCTCGCCGCTGGAGCTTTACCAGACCCCGCGCAACCTCTTCGTGGCGGGCTTCATCGGCTCGCCGAAGATGAACTTCTTCGCGGGCGAAGAGGCCGCCAAGCATGATGCTGCTACCATCGGCGTGCGCCCCGAGCATCTGGATGTGAGCACGAGTGAAGGGCTGTGGAAGGCCAAGGTCGGCGTGGCCGAGCACCTTGGCTCCGACACTTTCCTATATGTGCACCCCGAGGGCGTTGATACATTGGAAGATACCGTGACCGTGCGGGTCGACGGCGAGATGGCGCTGCGCCACGGCGATGAGGTTTGGCTTACGCCGCAGGCGGGCAAGATTCACCGCTTTGACGGCGCCGGGCTGCGGATTGGTTGA
- a CDS encoding sugar-binding transcriptional regulator — MARAAGETARLDDAARAGWLYYVAGNTQDEIARKLGVSRQSAQRLVSLAVAEKLVKFRLDHPIARCMDLAAALTERFDLQFCDVVPTDPAAPELATGVAAAGAAEMERWLADPEPRVIGLGTGRMLRACVEQLPRMDCPQHHLVSLVGNMSPDGSATAYNVVVRLAEKVGAPHNPMPLIAVVRCADDLKLMHAQEPVENTLALAARADVTFVGLGHIDETSPLAVDGFISPEESAELIAQGAVGEMVAWAFDGEGRPIEGLTNARVSSAPLDPGTSRRVCGLALGHAKQKAILGALRGKLINALITDEATAEAVLSIA; from the coding sequence ATGGCGCGGGCTGCGGGCGAGACGGCAAGGCTGGATGATGCTGCCCGAGCGGGCTGGCTCTACTACGTGGCTGGCAACACGCAGGATGAGATCGCCCGCAAGCTGGGGGTGTCGCGCCAGTCGGCGCAGCGGCTGGTCAGCCTCGCGGTGGCCGAGAAGCTGGTGAAGTTTCGGCTCGATCACCCGATTGCCCGCTGCATGGACCTTGCCGCCGCCCTGACCGAGCGTTTCGATCTGCAGTTTTGCGACGTGGTGCCCACCGACCCGGCCGCGCCCGAGCTGGCCACCGGCGTTGCAGCGGCGGGGGCGGCGGAGATGGAGCGCTGGCTGGCCGACCCGGAGCCGCGCGTGATCGGCCTTGGCACCGGGCGGATGCTGCGGGCCTGTGTGGAGCAGCTGCCGCGGATGGATTGCCCACAGCATCACCTTGTTTCGCTCGTCGGCAACATGAGCCCGGATGGCTCGGCCACCGCCTACAACGTGGTGGTGCGGCTGGCCGAAAAGGTTGGCGCGCCGCATAACCCCATGCCGCTCATTGCCGTGGTGCGCTGCGCCGATGACCTCAAGCTGATGCACGCGCAGGAGCCTGTGGAGAACACGCTGGCGCTGGCGGCGCGGGCCGATGTGACCTTTGTCGGTCTCGGCCATATTGATGAAACCTCGCCGCTGGCTGTTGATGGGTTCATCAGCCCCGAGGAGAGCGCCGAACTGATCGCGCAGGGCGCTGTAGGCGAGATGGTGGCCTGGGCTTTTGACGGCGAAGGCCGCCCGATCGAGGGGCTGACCAACGCGCGAGTGTCCTCGGCCCCGCTCGATCCGGGCACCTCGCGGCGGGTCTGCGGGCTGGCGCTGGGGCATGCAAAGCAAAAGGCGATTCTCGGCGCGTTGCGCGGCAAGCTCATCAACGCGCTCATCACCGATGAGGCGACGGCCGAGGCAGTCCTCTCCATCGCCTGA
- a CDS encoding AEC family transporter, which produces MSFFTVLVNPILPVFAILALGWGLGKGGQLSEESARTINRFAMTVLVPIVVLDLLWNAPFDTFRLTPILLYSAAQIGLFALGYQLARRLFGAGPGESVVLGYAGIFANNVFYGLPIGVLLYGEGGVLPITMVVVLDSTVSFGGTMFVLQAIKLGKVSPGSVLAIFARTPTLLAIFGGTALGLAGVPVPAPLQTFLDFNGVAAAPVALFSLGVVLSAVAFRFDTAVAVVSAIKLVLFPALVALLLTLFAGGWEANRLFVFAAAPPTGAMAMSLALLYDVPAARVAQVMVWTAFLSLFALAVLA; this is translated from the coding sequence GTGAGCTTTTTCACGGTTCTCGTCAATCCGATCCTGCCGGTTTTCGCCATCCTCGCGCTGGGCTGGGGGCTGGGCAAGGGCGGGCAGCTGAGCGAAGAGTCTGCCCGCACGATCAACCGCTTCGCCATGACGGTGCTGGTGCCCATCGTGGTGCTGGACCTGCTGTGGAACGCCCCCTTCGACACCTTCCGCCTCACGCCCATCCTTCTCTACTCGGCAGCGCAGATCGGGCTCTTCGCACTGGGCTATCAACTTGCGCGGCGGCTCTTTGGGGCGGGGCCGGGGGAGTCGGTTGTACTCGGCTACGCAGGCATTTTTGCCAACAACGTGTTCTACGGGCTGCCCATCGGCGTGCTGCTCTATGGAGAGGGCGGGGTGCTGCCGATCACCATGGTTGTGGTGCTCGACTCCACCGTAAGCTTTGGCGGCACGATGTTTGTCTTGCAGGCGATCAAGCTGGGCAAGGTGTCTCCCGGCTCGGTGCTGGCCATCTTCGCCCGCACGCCCACGCTGCTGGCGATCTTCGGCGGCACGGCGCTGGGCCTCGCGGGCGTGCCGGTGCCTGCCCCGCTTCAGACCTTTCTGGATTTCAACGGCGTGGCCGCCGCGCCGGTGGCGCTCTTTTCGCTCGGCGTGGTGCTGAGCGCGGTGGCCTTCCGCTTCGATACGGCGGTGGCGGTGGTGAGTGCCATCAAGCTTGTGCTCTTTCCCGCCCTCGTCGCGCTCTTGCTCACCCTGTTCGCAGGCGGGTGGGAGGCCAACCGGCTCTTCGTCTTTGCCGCCGCGCCGCCTACGGGCGCCATGGCGATGAGCCTTGCCCTGCTCTACGACGTACCCGCCGCACGGGTGGCGCAGGTGATGGTCTGGACCGCCTTCCTCAGCCTCTTTGCGCTCGCGGTGCTGGCCTAG
- a CDS encoding HAD family phosphatase, with amino-acid sequence MQHIELVIFDCDGVLADSEVISARVLVEALAHHGLSVTMEHVFRNFVGQSFPKVAQKIRRDFALDLPDSFETEYRSRLVEEFATGLRETEGVSAMLEALGRRACVATSSSPQRVGRTLGLLKMERFFERVFTASEVARGKPAPDLFLHAAKCLNVRPKSCLVIEDSKAGLRAAQAAEMEVWRYIGGAHFAGFTPEDIDTPAGLRTFDNWSAFYQMAPEFKKDA; translated from the coding sequence ATGCAACACATCGAATTGGTGATCTTCGATTGTGATGGGGTGCTGGCCGATAGCGAGGTGATCTCGGCCCGGGTGCTGGTGGAGGCGCTGGCCCACCACGGGCTTTCGGTGACGATGGAGCATGTGTTTCGCAACTTCGTCGGCCAGAGCTTTCCGAAGGTGGCGCAGAAGATCCGGCGCGATTTTGCGCTCGACCTGCCCGATAGCTTCGAGACGGAGTATCGCAGTCGGCTGGTGGAGGAGTTCGCCACAGGGCTGCGCGAGACCGAAGGGGTGAGCGCGATGCTCGAGGCGCTGGGGCGGCGGGCCTGCGTGGCCACCTCCTCCTCTCCGCAAAGGGTGGGGCGCACGCTGGGGCTGCTGAAGATGGAGCGGTTTTTTGAACGGGTGTTCACCGCCTCGGAGGTCGCGCGGGGCAAGCCTGCGCCCGATCTCTTCCTCCACGCGGCCAAGTGCCTGAACGTGCGGCCAAAATCCTGCCTTGTGATCGAAGACAGCAAGGCCGGTCTGCGCGCGGCGCAGGCGGCGGAGATGGAGGTTTGGCGCTATATCGGCGGCGCGCATTTTGCCGGGTTCACGCCGGAAGATATCGACACGCCCGCCGGACTCCGCACCTTTGACAACTGGTCCGCTTTCTATCAAATGGCCCCCGAGTTTAAAAAAGACGCATAG
- a CDS encoding aminotransferase yields MTDSPSTRDIHQADRHFLHPWEDVTAIGETHRTVLTDSDGIYVTDSNGKRMIDGPGGMWCVNVGHGREEIVEACADQMRRLSYFSPWSMASDVAAALAKRLAALAPGDLNNVFFTTGGSTAVDSALRFAFFYNNCLGRPEKKHIISRVNAYHGSTYLTGSCSGKMREKAEMDMIEDHIHFLSCPKPKDRPEGQSLEDFTAEKVAELEAMILSVGPDKVAAFIAEPVMASGGVIVQPEGYLAGCAEVCRKHDVLFIADEVVTSFGRLGHYFASESVFGVQPDMLTTAKGLTSGYQPLGALFLSDRLIAEITAATNEGKGFTSGFTYSGHPVACAAAMANLDIFERDGLLEHVQRIAPHFEAALRSLSDIPAISDIRVKGLMAGIECELDPANPDEDRDMAFATKVDEICQRHGLLLRPVYNACVMSPPLTITESQIDEMVRILRLGFEEALAA; encoded by the coding sequence ATGACTGATTCCCCAAGCACCCGCGACATCCATCAGGCCGACCGTCACTTCCTGCACCCGTGGGAGGATGTGACCGCCATTGGCGAGACGCATCGCACGGTGCTGACCGACAGCGACGGCATCTATGTGACCGACAGCAACGGCAAGCGGATGATCGACGGCCCCGGCGGCATGTGGTGCGTGAACGTGGGCCACGGGCGCGAGGAGATCGTGGAGGCCTGCGCCGACCAGATGCGCCGCCTGTCGTATTTTTCGCCCTGGTCGATGGCCTCGGATGTGGCCGCCGCGCTGGCCAAGCGCCTCGCCGCCCTCGCGCCGGGTGACTTGAACAACGTGTTCTTCACCACCGGCGGCTCTACGGCGGTGGATAGCGCCCTGCGCTTCGCCTTCTTCTACAACAACTGCCTCGGGCGGCCTGAGAAAAAGCACATCATATCAAGGGTCAACGCCTATCACGGCTCCACTTACCTTACCGGCTCCTGCTCGGGGAAGATGCGAGAGAAGGCGGAGATGGACATGATCGAGGATCACATCCACTTCCTCTCCTGCCCCAAGCCGAAGGACCGGCCCGAGGGGCAATCGCTGGAGGATTTCACCGCCGAGAAAGTGGCTGAGCTGGAGGCGATGATCCTCTCGGTCGGCCCCGATAAGGTCGCCGCCTTCATCGCAGAGCCGGTCATGGCCTCGGGCGGGGTGATTGTGCAGCCGGAGGGCTACCTTGCGGGCTGCGCCGAGGTTTGCCGCAAGCATGACGTGCTCTTCATCGCCGACGAGGTGGTGACGAGCTTCGGGCGGCTCGGGCATTACTTTGCCAGTGAAAGCGTGTTCGGCGTGCAACCCGACATGCTGACCACCGCCAAGGGCCTCACCTCGGGCTACCAGCCGCTCGGCGCGCTCTTCCTCTCCGACCGGCTCATTGCCGAGATCACCGCGGCCACCAACGAGGGCAAAGGCTTTACCTCGGGCTTCACCTACTCCGGCCACCCGGTCGCCTGCGCCGCCGCGATGGCCAACCTCGACATTTTCGAGCGCGATGGCCTGCTGGAACATGTTCAGCGCATCGCGCCCCACTTCGAGGCCGCGCTGCGCTCGCTCTCCGACATCCCGGCGATCTCCGATATCCGGGTGAAAGGCCTGATGGCGGGCATCGAATGCGAGCTGGACCCGGCAAACCCGGATGAAGACAGGGACATGGCCTTCGCCACCAAGGTCGACGAGATCTGCCAGCGCCACGGGCTGCTGCTGCGCCCGGTTTACAATGCCTGCGTGATGTCTCCGCCGCTCACCATAACCGAAAGCCAGATTGACGAGATGGTGCGCATCCTGCGGCTGGGCTTTGAAGAAGCGCTTGCGGCGTGA
- a CDS encoding mannitol dehydrogenase family protein has protein sequence MAITLDNAALSSLPEGVAAPEYDRADLTPGILHIGVGNFHRAHMAWYLDRLFGQGEGHDWAIVGAGIKQFDAARREALKAQDWLTTVVELDPAALTARVTGAMVDFCEIDGAALVARMVDPAIRIVSLTITEGGYFVDAETGGFDKSNTEIAADAQNPEDPETVFGLLVKGLEARRDAGLEPFTVMSCDNLPENGHVAKAAVVGMAEMIDPELAAWIGANVAFPSGMVDCITPATGPREIALVQDKFGVDDKAPVVCEPFRQWVLEDTFPQGRPALEKVGVEFVPDVAPYETMKLRILNAGHAAIAYPSALLGHHFVHEGMQDPDITAWLKALMRSEVIPVLPEIAGVDFDAYLEKSAERFANPEVGDTIARLCLDGSNRQPKFVLPTVREALEAGSAVQGLALEVALWCRYCAETTKGEITLEDERAEALQAAALKAQTDPSAFLALSDVFGRLGEAPRFVEAFAAALADLDEKGPRAVLQEYVAAQA, from the coding sequence ATGGCGATCACACTGGATAACGCGGCCCTGTCGTCGCTGCCCGAGGGCGTTGCCGCGCCGGAGTATGACCGCGCTGACCTGACGCCCGGCATCCTGCACATCGGTGTGGGCAACTTTCACCGCGCGCATATGGCCTGGTATCTTGACCGGCTGTTCGGGCAGGGCGAGGGGCATGACTGGGCCATTGTCGGCGCCGGGATCAAGCAGTTCGACGCCGCGCGCCGCGAGGCGCTGAAGGCGCAGGACTGGCTGACAACCGTGGTCGAGCTGGACCCGGCGGCGCTGACTGCCCGCGTCACCGGCGCAATGGTAGACTTCTGCGAGATCGACGGCGCGGCGCTGGTGGCCCGTATGGTCGATCCGGCCATCCGCATCGTCTCGCTGACCATCACCGAGGGTGGCTACTTCGTGGATGCCGAAACGGGCGGCTTTGACAAATCGAACACTGAGATAGCCGCAGACGCGCAAAACCCGGAAGACCCTGAAACGGTTTTTGGGCTTCTTGTCAAAGGCTTGGAGGCGCGGCGTGACGCAGGGCTTGAGCCCTTCACCGTGATGTCTTGCGACAATCTGCCGGAAAATGGCCATGTGGCCAAAGCGGCCGTTGTCGGCATGGCCGAAATGATCGACCCCGAGCTTGCCGCATGGATCGGGGCCAATGTCGCCTTCCCCTCCGGCATGGTTGATTGCATCACCCCCGCCACCGGCCCGCGCGAGATTGCGCTCGTGCAAGACAAGTTCGGCGTGGACGACAAGGCCCCGGTGGTCTGCGAGCCGTTCCGCCAATGGGTGCTTGAAGATACCTTCCCCCAAGGCCGCCCGGCGCTGGAGAAGGTGGGCGTGGAGTTCGTGCCCGATGTCGCGCCTTATGAGACCATGAAACTGCGCATCCTCAATGCAGGCCACGCCGCCATTGCCTACCCCTCGGCTTTGCTCGGGCATCACTTTGTCCACGAGGGCATGCAAGACCCGGATATCACCGCATGGCTCAAAGCGCTGATGCGCTCCGAGGTCATCCCGGTGCTGCCCGAGATCGCGGGCGTCGACTTTGACGCCTACCTCGAAAAATCCGCCGAGCGCTTCGCCAACCCCGAAGTGGGCGACACCATCGCCCGGCTTTGCCTCGATGGCTCCAACCGCCAGCCCAAATTCGTTCTGCCAACGGTGCGCGAAGCGCTGGAGGCGGGCTCTGCGGTGCAGGGGCTTGCGCTGGAGGTCGCGCTCTGGTGCCGCTACTGCGCCGAAACCACCAAGGGCGAGATCACGCTGGAGGACGAGCGGGCCGAGGCCTTGCAGGCCGCCGCGCTGAAAGCGCAAACCGATCCGTCTGCCTTTCTGGCGCTCAGCGATGTCTTCGGTCGTTTGGGCGAGGCCCCCCGCTTTGTGGAGGCCTTCGCCGCCGCTCTGGCCGATCTCGATGAGAAGGGCCCCCGCGCGGTGTTGCAGGAGTATGTGGCCGCGCAGGCCTGA
- a CDS encoding aspartate aminotransferase family protein — MNVQSPNDLRAFWMPFTANRQFKDNPRMFVGAKDMHYTTSDGREVLDGTAGLWCCNAGHARPKIVEAVQAQVAEMDYAPAFQMGHPKAFELANRLVDMAPEGMDHVFYTNSGSESVDTALKIALAYHRARGEGQRTRLIGRERGYHGVGFGGISVGGIVNNRKFFGSLLNGVDHLPHTHLPEKNSYSRGVPEHGAELADELERIVALHGPETIAAVIVEPLAGSTGVILPPKGYLERLRAITEKHGILLIFDEVITGFGRLGAPFGADYFGVTPDLMTTAKGITNGVIPMGAVFCSGAIHDAFMHGPENAIELFHGYTYSGHPIAAAAGLATLETYREEGLFERAAELAPYFEDMLHGLKGLPHVIDIRNLGLVGAVELEPIAGAPTKRAFEAFLAAYEEGVLIRTTGDIIALSPPLIIEKAQIDRIGEVLAKVLKSLA; from the coding sequence ATGAACGTCCAGTCCCCCAATGATCTCAGAGCCTTCTGGATGCCCTTCACGGCCAACCGCCAGTTCAAGGACAACCCGCGCATGTTCGTGGGTGCGAAAGACATGCATTACACCACCTCCGACGGGCGCGAGGTGCTGGATGGCACGGCGGGGCTGTGGTGCTGCAACGCGGGCCATGCGCGGCCCAAGATCGTGGAGGCGGTGCAGGCGCAGGTGGCGGAGATGGATTATGCCCCCGCCTTCCAGATGGGCCACCCCAAGGCCTTCGAACTCGCCAACCGGCTGGTGGATATGGCGCCCGAGGGGATGGACCATGTGTTTTACACCAACTCCGGATCGGAGAGCGTGGATACCGCTCTGAAGATCGCGCTGGCCTACCATCGCGCACGGGGCGAGGGGCAGCGCACCCGGCTGATCGGGCGCGAGCGCGGCTATCATGGCGTGGGCTTCGGCGGCATCTCGGTGGGCGGGATCGTCAACAACCGCAAGTTTTTCGGATCGCTGCTGAACGGGGTCGATCACCTGCCGCACACCCATCTGCCGGAAAAGAACAGCTATTCGCGCGGCGTGCCCGAGCACGGCGCAGAGCTGGCCGACGAGCTGGAACGCATCGTGGCGTTGCACGGGCCAGAGACGATTGCCGCCGTGATCGTGGAGCCGCTTGCCGGCTCGACGGGCGTGATCCTGCCGCCGAAAGGCTATCTTGAGCGGCTGCGGGCGATCACCGAAAAGCACGGCATCCTGCTGATCTTCGACGAGGTCATCACCGGCTTCGGCCGCCTCGGCGCGCCATTCGGGGCCGACTACTTCGGCGTCACGCCCGACCTGATGACAACCGCCAAGGGCATCACCAACGGGGTGATCCCGATGGGCGCGGTGTTCTGCTCCGGCGCGATCCACGATGCCTTCATGCATGGGCCGGAAAACGCCATCGAACTCTTCCACGGCTACACTTACTCGGGCCACCCCATTGCCGCCGCCGCTGGGCTGGCAACGCTGGAGACCTACCGCGAGGAGGGGCTCTTTGAGCGGGCCGCCGAGCTGGCGCCCTACTTTGAAGACATGCTGCACGGGCTGAAGGGCCTGCCCCACGTCATCGACATCCGCAATCTCGGGCTGGTCGGCGCGGTGGAACTTGAGCCCATCGCGGGCGCCCCCACCAAGCGCGCCTTCGAGGCGTTCCTTGCGGCCTACGAAGAGGGCGTGCTGATCCGCACCACGGGCGACATCATCGCCCTCTCGCCGCCGCTCATCATCGAGAAGGCTCAGATCGACCGGATCGGCGAGGTGTTGGCCAAGGTGCTGAAGTCGCTCGCCTGA